The genomic segment GTCCATCCCCGCGATGCCGATGGCCGAGAGCAGCCCGCCGATGGTGGTGGGGATGAGGCAGACCAGCAGTGCGACCAGCACCGTCACTGTCACCGGCTGGCCCTGGCCGTTGGCCGCCACGCTGAACAGCGAGAAGGGCAGCAGCGTGCAGACCGCCAGCAGGAAGATGATGGTGAGCGCGGCCAGCAGGATGTTCAGCGCGATCTCGTTGGGCGTCTTCTGCCGCTTCGCGCCCTCGACCATGCTGATCATGCGATCCAGGAAGGTCTCGCCGGGGTTGGCGGTGATCTGCACCACCAGCCAGTCCGACAGCACCCGCGTGCCGCCCGTCACCGCCGAGCGGTCGCCGCCGCTCTCGCGGATCACCGGGGCCGACTCGCCCGTGATCGCGCTCTCGTCCACCGACGCCACGCCCTCGATAGCCTCGCCGTCCATCGGCACAATGTCGCCTGCCTCCACCAGCACCACGTCGCCCTTGCGCAGGCTGGCCGCGCTGGTGCTGGCGTAGCGCGCGCCGTGGCGCGGCTCGTCCAGCTTCTTGGCCGCCACGTCGCGGCGGGCGGCCCGCAGCGTGTCGGCCTGGGCCTTGCCGCGCCCCTCGGCCATGGCCTCGGCGAAGTTGGCGAACAGCACCGTGAACCATAGCCAGATCGCGATAGTGAAGATGAAGCTCGGCGCGGCCTCGCCGGGGCCGACCAGGGCCTGCAGCCACAGCGCCGTGGTCAGCGCGGCCCCGATCAGCACCACAAACATCACCGGGTTGCGCACCTGGGCGCGCGGGTCAAGCTTTCTGAATGCGTCGAGCGCCGCGCGCCGCACGATCGGCGGGTCGAACAGCGGCCGCGCCTGCGAAGAGTCGTTCATCACTGCACCACCATCAGCATATGCTCAACAATCGGCCCGAGCGCCAGGGCCGGGATAAACGTCAGCGCCCCCACCAGGATCACCACGCCCACCAGCAGGGCCACGAACAGCGGGCCGTGCGTGGGCAGCGTGCCCGGCCCCGCCGGGACCAGCTGCTTGCGCGCCAGCGCCCCCGCGATGGCCAGCGTGGGGATGGCCAGCCAGTAGCGCGAGAGCAGCATGGCCAGGCCCAGCGCCACGTTGTAGAAGGGGTTGTTGGCCCCCAGCCCGGCGAAGGCCGAGCCGTTGTTGTTGCCCGCCGATGAGAAGGCGTACAGCACCTCGCTCAGGCCGTGCGCGCCGGGGTTGTAGACCGAGGTGTAGCCCACGCTCTGGTCGTACAGCGCGCCCCGGCCCCAGGGCGTCGCCACCGCCACCGCCGCGCCGATCAGCACCACCGCAGGCGGGATGAGAATGATCAGCGAGGCCATCTTCATCTCGTAGGACTCGATCTTCTTGCCCAGGTACTCCGGCGTGCGCCCGACCATCAGGCCCGAGATGAACACCGCGATGATCGCGAAGGTGAGCATGCCGTACAGGCCCGACCCAGCGCCGCCGAACACCACCTCGCCCAGCTGGATGAGAAACATCGGCACCATGCCGCCCAGCGGCGTATAGCTGTCGATCATCGAGTTGACCGAGCCGTTCGAGGCGGCGGATGTCGCCACCGTCCACAGCGCCGAGTTGGCGATGCCGAAGCGGGTCTCCTTGCCCTCCATATTGCCGCCCGCCTGCTCCTCGCTGGCGGCGGCGTCCACGCCCAGCGCCGCGATGCGCGGGTTGCCGCTCTGCTCGGCCCAGGCCGCGCCGCCCAGCAGCGCCACGAACACCACGGCCATGGCCGCGAACACTGCCCAGCCCTGCCGCGTGTCGCCCACCATCTTGCCGAAGGTGTAGCACAGCGCCGCCGGGATGAGCAGGATGGAGAGCACCTCGGCCAGGTTCGACAGCGGCGTGGGGTTCTCGAACGGGTGCGCCGAGTTCACGTTGAAGAAGCCGCCGCCGTTGGTGCCCAGCTGCTTGATCGCCACCTGCGAGGAGGCCGGGCCGAGCGGCAGAGTCTGGCTCGTCACCGCCGCGCCGTCGGCGGCCTGCTGCTGCTGGAGCAGCGGCACATCCTGGTAGGCGCTGAAGGTCTGCACCACACCCTGCGAGGTCTGGATGAGCGCCAGCGCGACCGAGAGCGGCAGCAGAATGTAGATCGTCGAGCGGGTCATGTCGACCCAGAAGCTGCCCAGCGTCTGCGCCGAGCGCCGCGAGATGCCCCGGATCAGCGCCACCAGCACGGCCATGCCGGTGGCCGCCGACACGAAGTTCTGCACGCCCAGCCCCAGCATCTGCGTCAGGTACGAGAGCGTGACCTCGCCGCCGTAGCTCTGCCAGTTGGTATTCGAGATAAAGCTCGCCGCCGTGTTGAAGGCCAGGTCGGGCGTGGTCGCGCCCAGCGCCTGCGGGTTGAGCGGCAGCGCGGCCTGCGCGCGCTGGAGCGCATAGACCACCACGAAGCCCAGCAGGTTGAACAGCAGCATGGCCACGGCATACTGCTTCCAGTCCATCTCCTCATCCTCGCCGCTGCCGAACATACGGTAGAGCAGCCGCTCGAACGGGCCGAGCAGCCGGTTGAGCAGGGCCGGCTCGCCAGCGTAGATGCGCGCCATGTACCAGCCCAGCGGCTTCACCAGCGCCAGCAGGATGACCAAGAAGATCACCAGCTGCATATATCCATACGGTGTCATCAGAATAGCTCCGGTCGCAGAAGCGCCACAAACAGATAGGCCAGCAGCACCAGCGCCACCACGCCGCCGATCAGAACCACCATCGCATCACCTCTACAGCTTCGCGCACAGCGCCACCAGCCCCCACGAGAGAGCGAAGAACGCTAGCGCCAGCCCAACATACACAAGATCCACAGCCGCCTCCCGCTACACGTCCTGGTCAAGCCAGAACTCAATATCCGTCAGCACCACCAGCCCCAGAATGCCCACCACCGCGCAGTGGATAACCATGGCCAGCGTGTTAAAAGCCACATGGGCCGAGGCATCCTGAAACCACTGGTAGCACGCCGTGCCGCCGACCGCCATCGTCCAGGCCATCCACAGGCCCAAATACAGGCCATGATGCCGCATCAGGTACTGCACGACGACCCTGCCTTTCCCTTCATAGCGCCGCCCCGCTCGCGGCGTCTCGTCACGCTCGTATCATAGAGGTTTTCGCGTGAAGAAGGGATCAAGAAGCGTAATGAGAGGATAAAGATGGCATAAAGAGGGAGTGTTCTTGTAGGGATATGTAGCAGGGCTGCGCCGATGGGTAGATATGGAGCGAGTCGCGGTGCTATCTCAAAAGACAGAGCTATCTAATAAAAATATCCGTCATCACCATCGCCGGAAGCTTAATCACCATCGCCGGAAGCTTAATCACCATCGCCGGAAGCTTAATCACCATTATTTACCACAAAAACGTATATCTCGGCAGAACAATCATTGCAAACCTATGATGGTGATTCCGATAGGGCGGGTACCCTGTGCGGGCGGCACCAAGAGCTACGCGCCCTCACATGCTGTCACTTTCTTGCGCAGGGTTACACCCTCAACAGGTGTCACGTTTTTGTGCGGGGCTTCTCGATGCGGCATATGACGAAAGAACGGGTGCCAAGCTATGCACCGCATGTGAGATTGAGAGTCTCATCCACCTGGCCCATGCGGCGAAGGTGCCGCTAGTGTTTTGCTGGCCATATGCACGAACACCAGCTGCCAGCATTCGGCATGGGAATGCTTCAAATTGGGGGTTCGAAGGGGGCGACGCCCCCTCGTGGGGTTCCGAGGGGCTGGCCCCTCGGCGCCGCCCGCGCAGGGCATCCACCCACCGAACACGTACCACCGCTATCGCTGATGGGAAACACCTCGAAAAAGTGACACCATGTGAGGGGTGTAACCCCTCGCGGGGTTCCTAGGGGCTGGCCCCTAGGCGCCGCCCGCGCAGGGCATGCACCACCAACCACCTACCACCGCCATCACGGATGGGAAACCCATCAAAAAGTGACACCAGGTGCGGGGATGGCCCCTGGAGGCCAATTTTGGGCGTTCCTATACCGCTCGCTAATGGCTGATATTCGTGCACATGGCCAGTTTGCGCGAGCGGCACCTTCGCCGCATGGGCCGAGCGAGAAAAGGCTCCCTCTTCCCTTGGTGTCTTGGTGGTAAACGTGCTTCGCGTCTTCGCGTCTTCATGGTATTCGTCCCTCTTCTTCCCTTGGTGTCCTGGTGGTAAACATGCTTCCCAGCCTTGTGCGGTGCGCTACAATGGGCCTACTGGAAATATCAAGAGCATAAGGCGATAGGCATGCACACCCCAAGCACCCCCGGCGATTTCCCCGCCAACCCGATTGAGAAGCCGGGCTACCGGCTGGAGTTCCACGACGAGTTCGCCGACGCCGCGCTCGATGAGCGGCGCTGGGTGCCGCGCTACCTGCCGCAGTGGAGCAGCCGCGCGCAGGCCGCGCCGCGCTACCAGATCCGCGACGGCGCGCTGGTGCTGCAGATCGCCCACGATCAGGCCCCCTGGTGCCCCGAGTTCGACGGCCCCAACCGCTGCTCGTCGATCCAGACCGGGGTCTACGCCGGGCCGCTCGGCAGCGCCGTGGGCCAGCACCGCTTCAACCCCGCCTGCGTGGTGCGCGAAGAGCAGCCGCCCCAGCGCACCTACACCCCGCAGTACGGCTACTTCGAGCTGCGCGCGCGGGCCGTGGCCCACCCCAGCAACCTGGTGGCGCTGTGGATGATCGGCTACGAGGACGCGCCGGAGCGCTCCGCCGAGATCGCGATCATGGAGATCAAGGGCTGGCATGTCGCACCCCAGCGCCTGCCGCTCGGCTACGGCCTGCACCCCTGGGGCGACGCCAGCATCACCGACGCCTTCTTCGAGGATGAGCTGCCGCTCGACGCCACACAGTTCCACATCTACGCGGCGGAGTGGACGCCCACGCACATCGACTTCTACCTCGACAACCAGAAGATCCGCACGCTGCGCTAGTCGCCGCAGTACCCCATGCAGTTCATGCTGGGCATCTACGAGATCCCCAGCCAAGATCCATCGCCCGAGACCCGCGCGGCAGACTACCCCAAAGAGTTCGTCATCGATTACTTCCGCGCCTACCAGCCCGACGGAGGGTACGCCCAATAAAAAAGCGGCGCAGCGCCGCTTCTCAGGATGCTGGCCGCAGCTGCGGGCCAGCGGCCAGCTTGACGCCGCCCCGCCATCCTGGGATACTACTAGGCACAAACCCACACCCAGGAAACGAGGAGCACCCCATGAGCATTGATTTGCCCATCCCCACGGCATTCACCGCCGCAGTCGCCACGCGCACCTACGAGATCGCGCGGGCGGGCACGCCCAGCACGCTTGTGGTCGAGATCGGGCAGCCCATCCAGGATGTGCCCACCGTGAGCGGGTACGACTGGCGCTGCCCTGTGCGCATCAGCGAGGGGGGCGTGACCCGCGACCTGCGGGCCTGCGGCGTGGACTCGTTCCAGGCGCTACAGCTTGGCCTGCAGGTGGCGCAGCAGGAGGTGGAGCAGGTCGCCGCCGAGCCAGGCGCGGCAGTCGCGCTCTTCGGCGAACCGCTGTAGGCGCTGGAATGGCACCAACCGCACTGCGAGGAAAGAACGAACAAGAGGCGCACGCTGCCGAAGGCGTCGGCGGCGTACCACGGCGCGAAAACCGTTTACCACCAAGATGCCAACACACCAAGGGGACAAACGACGCTACAACAGGCGCGGAGCCATGCGGGAGGCCGACCCACGCGCTGCCTGCGGTCGCCCCGACGCGGGCGATGCGTGGGCGCGAGGGTGCCACAGGGCCGCTCGCCGCACGCGCTGCGCCACAGCTTCGTCACGCTGGCCATCCGGGGCGGGGCCAGCGTCACCCAGGCCCAGGCGGCGGCCCGCCACAAGGACCCGCGCACGACCATGCGGTATGCGCATGACTTGCAGAACTTGGATGATAACGCGGTGGATTATGTGAAATTCTAGTACGAGAACGCATGGGGGCTGTAAGCGCATCTTCACTGAGCACGCCAGTGGTGCCCAGCGGGATCGTCCTGAACTGAAGGCCACTCTAGACTATCTGCGCGCGGGTGACACGCTGCAATCGCAACAGGTCGAACTGCGTTGCTTACCGAGCAGATCGACACGGCCACCGGCGGTGGCTGCCATCTTCCACCTGTTTGGTGCGCTTGCCGCGTTCGAGCGGGCGGTCATCCGCGAGCGGACCAGCGCAGGATTGCAGGCCGCACGGGCGCGCAGTGAGGCGGGCGGGCGGCCCACCCACCGCACCGCGCGCGATCTCCAGATGGCGCGCCATATGTTCCCGTCATCTACCCGGTGGCCGCAGCGGGATCATAGAAAACCGTGAGCAGACCCAGCAAGGTATGAAAGTGGGGGGGCTTTACACGATTCCGCTTAACCGGATTTTCCGTTCCATTGCTCCCGGACCCCCTAGGTCGCATCCGTTGGTGCAGGAGCCTGGGTTATCGGGGTCAAGGTGCTCAGGATATTCGCCGTTTTCGCGTCGATCTCGAGCTGTCCAAGCACCAGGCCCTGCACCGTGGACCACGCGCTGACCAGATGGAGGGGCGACCGGGCAATGGCCGCATCATGCGTCCGGCGCAAGGTCTTGCCATCAATGGCGACCACATCATCGGGGAGGTGCTGGCCAAGCGCGTGGACCCAGGCACGAAAACACGTTTGGAAGGCCACCGGATCAAGGCGGGCAAACATCCGGGCAAACGTATCATGCGAGGGGATGCCATTGGGCAGGTCTCAAAAGGTGCGCAGCCAAGCCGCTTTGTCGGTACCAAAATCGGCAATATCAACCCAGGTATCCGCATTGGCGACCATGGCGCAGAGCGTAATCGTCAAAATGTCCGTCAGGAGATGGCGCTTACAACGATCAATGCGCGGGTCTGGCAGATCAGAGAAATACACACTTATCGTTGTTGGTAGGCCCATCATCCTATTCCTTTCAGTACCGCACATTCATTGCTGTTCATACGAGATCATACCATAAACGGCTGATTCATAATGCGTTTGCCCTGAAGTACTAGCTAATCGAAAACCAAGCGCACATTTTTAACTTGTGATTTTATTGCAAATCCTATTGCATTGTAAAGGGCATTAAGCTCATCGATTGTTGATTCCTCTTCATACCACCATGTGTTTACAGGCTTCTTTACCTTGAATAAATTAATCAACATTCCCACATCATGATATAGTAATAGCGCATCTGTCCATGTGCTGTCTAACATATCTATCATATGAATAAACTCATCTTCACTAATATTTTCATGTGGGTTCTCTTCAATGTATCTTGAATAATCGTTTTTACCATAATCCCACAAATAAGGGTAACAAGAGTGGAATAAACGATGAGTGCATTGATTAAGAATATCCATAGTTATATTCATGGAATATATCCATTGAGTAATTTGATCTTCCGAATCATGATCGCTATCTCCGCTAAAAAATACCGAAATTGGTACTATAAATGAATTCAAAGCCCTGCCAGCGTACGCATTCTCATTCAACATGATATCAATGAATTCGCCTTGATCTGTTTCAAGCATAGCAGTCACACCCATAGAAGTCTCCTTGTTTGAAAGTATAATAGGTCTGTATTATGGTATTTCAATCCCACCTTTTTGCTGAAGTTTTTGGCGGGCACGATTGTCTATATTATTAGATTCTAAAAGATATGTTAAAGGAAGATGTGCTTTTGATTCTTGGACAACATTATTTATGGTTTTATCAGGGATAGGACCTACAGACCATTTTACTTCTATGTAGTTAATAGTACCAAAACCATTCACCTGAAGATCAAAGTATTTCGCAGTAGAATTAGCTCTGCTAAGCATGCCCATCCTCGCATAATATATAGTTCTTTCAGCCTCGAATTTACGGCCCATTAACTGATATTTTCGCCAAGGAACTGTGTTGGATTGTGTTTGAGCATTGTTTAATTGGCTTATTTGACCTTGTATACCTTGAATATAATGATAAGTTTGTAAGTCGGCAATGATATTGTTGGTGTTTCTCCCTGGCGCATTATATGGACCTACATCTCTAAAATAAAAATGAGAATCTTGCGCATCCGATGTTGTGTCCGTTGCGCATGGCGGAATAGGTATCGATGAAGCAACAATCAGCCCAGCCGTGATACCTGCTGCAATCTTCGCACCGCGCCCCAACCCAGAGGGAGGCTCACCTGGACCTTCATTATTTCCCTCAGGCATAAGAACAAGGGTCGTATCATCTTTCGTGCCTGTATCTGTTGAAGGCGGGGCGCTCGGTTGGAACGAATTGATCAGGTTTTGAACCGGTGGTACAAGGCAGCTTTGTTGGGCGCACTCAACCGCTTTCGCCGTTGCATAGACGCCCAACGCAAGACCACCAGCAAGTAAGGTATAGCCAATCGCGGCACATACAATGGTATCGATAACGATACCAAGGATACACCGCCCGCTCGGGTCGGTGAACCCCGTCGGCTGGTTGTAGGCGTACATGTACGGCGCGAGGCTGGCGGGGCTGGCCGGGTCGCCCGCGTAGGGGTCGACGCTGGCGAAGCTGCCGCTGGCGGCATTGTACCACCGCGCGCGCAGGTGCACGCTGCTGCCCTGCTGGAGCTCGCCCGTGAAGCCGAAGCGGGCGACCGCGCCGCGCTCCACCTGGCCCCACGGGTCGTCGTCGATGCTGCTCAGGGCCGCGCCGGTGTCGCTCGTGGTCAGGCGCACGCTGCCCAGCGCGTCGGCGGCGTACCACGTGCGGGCGGTCGTGCTCACCTCCGCCAAGCGGTCCGCGCCATACACGTAGTCCGTCCCCAACGTCTGTATGACCTGCGGCAGCGCCAGCGCCACGTCCTGCGTGTACGTGATCGTCCCGCTCTGCATCAGCACGCCGTCGCCGTTGTACCGCTGTGTCACGCCGTTCAGCGCGATCACGCGGTCGAGGTCGTCGTAGCCGTAGGTGGTGGTGCCGTCGCTCGTCAGGCGGCCCTTCAGGTCATAGGTCCAGCCATCGACTTGGTTGGCCGCGTTGTAGGTCTTGCCGCCGTCGGTGCGGTTGCCCACCACGTCGTAGCGATAGGTGTAGTCGGTCCCGGTGCTGGCGTCGGCTGTTTCCAGACGCCCCAGGCCGTCGTAGGCGTAGTCAATCGTGCGGCTGTGGTCGGGCAGGGTCTCGCGCACCTGGGTGCGCTGGCCCAGGGCATTGACCGTGTAGCCGAAGCTGGCCAGCGTCACGTTCGTGCTGGTCTGCGTGGTCGTCAGCGTGCGCAGCCGGTCGGCCCCGTCGAAGCCGTAGGTGGTCTGCGTGCCGTTGCCGCGCTGCACCGTGTCGGGCCGCCCCACGGTGTCGTAGCGGTAGCTGGCTGGAGGCGCGATCCCATCTGACCGAGCTATTCACCAGCGCCGGGCTAGAGAAGACCCTGGCCCAGCACCGCGCGCCGCACGCGCTGCGGCACCGCTTCGTCACGCTGGCCATCTGGGGCGGGGCCAGCGTCACCCAGGCCCAGGCGGCGGCGCGCCACAAGGACCCGCGCACGACGATGCGGTATGCGCACGATTTGCAGAATTTGGATGACAACGCCGTGGATTATGTGAAGTTTTAAGGGAGGGAGAGCGCGGTGGTGATGGTGGTGAGGCGCATGCTGCCCAACTCATCGGCGCGCTGGGGGCGGGTGGGATGGATCACACTGTTGAGGGTTATTACCTTGATGGAGATGCTCTTTGGCTTTTGGCCTCCGTCCACGCGTCCAAATCATGCATTGCCTGCCAAAAATGCTTGTTTGTCTAAGCCAATAAACGATTATATATTCTGCTCAGCAATCAAAGTTTAATCAATCTGATGATATCATTCCATATGCTTGATATATCTTCTTGAGAATACACACTGTAATGTATCTCCTCCTTTATTATCATATCTATAAGTGTGCGGCTGATCTGGTTCCTTTGTAATAAAATAGGATTTTCTGTTACTAGATCATATTTACAGAGATAACCAGGTGTGTCTGTATCATTCAAAAATAACCATGGTATATCAACCGGAAGCAAAGACATACCTTTTGCTATATTAAAACATTTCACTAAATCATTTACCTGAGATATGATATTATCGTCCCTTAAATCGCCTTCCTCTGACGGTAAAACCCC from the Chloroflexia bacterium SDU3-3 genome contains:
- a CDS encoding tyrosine-type recombinase/integrase — encoded protein: MEWHQPHCEERTNKRRTLPKASAAYHGAKTVYHQDANTPRGQTTLQQARSHAGGRPTRCLRSPRRGRCVGARVPQGRSPHALRHSFVTLAIRGGASVTQAQAAARHKDPRTTMRYAHDLQNLDDNAVDYVKF
- a CDS encoding tyrosine-type recombinase/integrase yields the protein MEARSHLTELFTSAGLEKTLAQHRAPHALRHRFVTLAIWGGASVTQAQAAARHKDPRTTMRYAHDLQNLDDNAVDYVKF
- a CDS encoding transposase family protein, with product MCGTERNRMMGLPTTISVYFSDLPDPRIDRCKRHLLTDILTITLCAMVANADTWVDIADFGTDKAAWLRTF
- the kdpF gene encoding K(+)-transporting ATPase subunit F, which produces MVVLIGGVVALVLLAYLFVALLRPELF
- a CDS encoding ISAs1 family transposase, translating into MFARLDPVAFQTCFRAWVHALGQHLPDDVVAIDGKTLRRTHDAAIARSPLHLVSAWSTVQGLVLGQLEIDAKTANILSTLTPITQAPAPTDAT
- the kdpA gene encoding potassium-transporting ATPase subunit KdpA yields the protein MTPYGYMQLVIFLVILLALVKPLGWYMARIYAGEPALLNRLLGPFERLLYRMFGSGEDEEMDWKQYAVAMLLFNLLGFVVVYALQRAQAALPLNPQALGATTPDLAFNTAASFISNTNWQSYGGEVTLSYLTQMLGLGVQNFVSAATGMAVLVALIRGISRRSAQTLGSFWVDMTRSTIYILLPLSVALALIQTSQGVVQTFSAYQDVPLLQQQQAADGAAVTSQTLPLGPASSQVAIKQLGTNGGGFFNVNSAHPFENPTPLSNLAEVLSILLIPAALCYTFGKMVGDTRQGWAVFAAMAVVFVALLGGAAWAEQSGNPRIAALGVDAAASEEQAGGNMEGKETRFGIANSALWTVATSAASNGSVNSMIDSYTPLGGMVPMFLIQLGEVVFGGAGSGLYGMLTFAIIAVFISGLMVGRTPEYLGKKIESYEMKMASLIILIPPAVVLIGAAVAVATPWGRGALYDQSVGYTSVYNPGAHGLSEVLYAFSSAGNNNGSAFAGLGANNPFYNVALGLAMLLSRYWLAIPTLAIAGALARKQLVPAGPGTLPTHGPLFVALLVGVVILVGALTFIPALALGPIVEHMLMVVQ